In the genome of Paenarthrobacter ureafaciens, the window CCAGGTCCAGGAGGTCCTTGGCCATTTCGGTGCGTTGTTCCACTTCGCCGTCCGGTACGGCGGGAAGCAGCACGTTCTCCAGGGCACTCATGCCCTCGATCAAGGCACCGCCCTGGTCGACATAGCCGATGAGCGCCCTGCGGCGGTCGGCGATCTCGTCGTCGCCCATCGATTCCAGCGACGTGCCTTCCCAGAAAACCTGGCCCGACGTCGGGAGGGTGAGTCCCGCGCTGACGGTCAGGATGCTGGTCTTGCCGGAGCCGCTTCGACCGGCGATGCAGTGCATCTCGCCTGCGTGCAGCGTCAGGTTGAAGTCATCGACGACGTCGACTTCCTCGGCCCCGCCCTTGTCTCCGCCATAGTGGATGGTCACCTTGCGCAGTTCCAGCGGAGTGGCATGGTCCGTGGCCTTGACGATGGTGTTGGCCCGGGTCTGCAGCGACTCTTCCGTGGACTCCGGGGTGGCCGTCAGCTCGGTGTTGAGGTTGTCAGTCATTTGACTACTTTCGTTGCAATCGGAATCCAGCAAATTACGGCCAGCAGGCCGGCCAGCCCGGCCCAGAGGGCCGCATACGGGGCCAGGAGCAGCCCCAGTCCCAGCGCCCCGAGGACACCGAGGGGAAGGGCCACGGTACCTACCAAAGCGTTTTCGAAGAAGCGGACCTGGCCCAGCATGTCCGGGTTCCAGCCCATGGCCCGGAGGGTGCCCAGGTATTCGCGTTTGGCATGGAGTTCGAACCGCCCGGTGACAAGTGTCAGCAGCAGGCCGACCAAGACGCCGAACACAGCCAGGATCACGCTGGGCAGAGCGACACTTGCAGCCGCCAGGCCACTGAGGGCACTGGCACCGGCTGCCCGGGGAATGTCGATCAGCAGGGCGATCAGCGCGCCGACGGCTGCGCCGAACACTCCCACTGCCACTGCCAGCGAGACTGAGTTGAACTTGTTGGTGGTCAACTGCCGGTTGGCGAACGTCAGGGGTGAGTCCACGGTCACGAGGCGGTCGTCGTGCTGCGGCTCCTGGTCAATCACCACGCGGTGACGCAGCTGCTGTGCGGCCAGCAGGGCAGCTGCCGCGTAGATGACCAGCATGGTGGCGGACACAATGACCGTCGCCAGGTTCCAGCTCAGCAAGCTCAGGATGATTCCGGCAGCGGCGAGGGCAGCCGCACCGACGGCGAACTCCTCAAGCACCCAGGACCTGATGCGTTTCTGCGTCCACCCCATGGCGCGCAGGATTCCTGCTTCGCTTCTGCGCTGGCGGATGTAGCTCACGGTCGAGGCGCCGGTCAGGAGCGTGGCTCCAAGCAACGTCAGGAAGAGCAGGGTGATGTTGGTACCGGTCAGGGAACCGGACACAGCGTCGGCGGCATCCTGCCGTACCCACGACTGCTGGACCGTCCCGAGGGCCGATTCCTTGCCCGAGTCGTCCTTGCTGTAGCCGGGGACGAAGATGTTGACGTCCTCGCGGGCGGAACCGGCCACCACGGTTGCCTCCAGGCCGAGGGCGCGGATCTCCGAAGCCAGTTTCTCGACATCCGGCTGAGCCTGCTTCCAGTTTCCCGGGGCATTGGCACGAACACGGATGGCGTCGATGACGTTGGCATTGGAGTCGTAGCCGCGTGCGGCGGCAAGGCCGTAGTAGTCGGTGATCGCGCCGGCCGACTGGCTCACCAGGCCGGTGGCACTCAGTGAAGGCTTGAGCACGGTACCCTCGACGTCTTTTCCGTTCGCGTCCTTGGTGAGGGTCATCGGTGCCGGATCGTAGCCGCCCAGCGGAAGCTTGTTCACGTCGCCGGCTGCTGCCTGGACGTCACCGGGATTGAAGGTGCCGTAGACCATGGGCATCGGAGTAGCCGGCTTCTTGCCGGTCGCCAGGTCTTCGCGGTACGCGCGCTCTTCGACGGGCTTGCGCTGCGTCTGGTCGACCGCTGCCCCGAATGAAGACTTCTCCGGCAGGCGGTTGACCGTCACCCAGTCCCCCGGCGTGGCGGTCTTGTCGGAAGCACCGTTGGCGGCGTCGTCGCCGTCCTTGTACTTCGGTGCAGCAGCGAAAGCGGTGCTCCAGGTGGCCGGGTTGTAGAGGCCCTGGCTGAAGGAAGCGGTGCTGCCAAGCAGTTTGCTGTGATCGGTGGAACCCGGCCATTCCAGGGCGAACGGGGACTTCGATACGAACGGGAGGTAGTCCTTGTCCAGGGAACGGCTCACGGTGCCCACGTCCTTAAGGACCTTGCCGTTGGAGTCGATTTCCTCGATCTTCACCGAGTACTGCAGGTCCAGGGACGTGCCCGAGCGGACAATCAACGGGATCGCCTGTGACTCGTCCGTCAGCAGGCCGTCACGCTTGGCCTGCTGGTACTGGGTCATCAAGGGGGCCCAGTACTTGAGCTTGACGCCCAGGAAGTCCGGGCCTTCCTCCAATTGCTCCATGCTCAAGCCGGTGGTGAAGAGGCTTTCGAAGTGGCGTCCGATTGCGCCCGCGTTGCGGGCATCGGCCGGCGGGGCCTTTTCAAGCGGTGCCAGGAAGTCTCCTGCCGTCCCAAGCAGCGCCCGTTCGGCCGCGGGATCGACGGCGACGACGGACTCCGTCACCTCGGGGGCCAGGGGAAGGGCCACCGAGAGGTTGAACAAGTTGTGCTCCGAGCCGAGCGCGGGGGCCGGGAACTTGATGCCCGTCTCCCCTTCCGGCCCGGCGATGCGGACGTTGGAGCCACCGGTGGTCTTTTCCTCAACCAGGCGGCCCTTGCCCAAGGTGCCTTCCGCGCTGGTCTTGAAGAGTGTCTGCTGGTTGACGCCATCAGAGCTGGTGGCCGTGGCCGTCAAGCGGTACTTCTTCGGGGTGTCCGACAATACCGATTCGGCTTCCGGCCATTTGGCGGAGTCCATCGCCGAGGGATCGCCTGCCGTGATGGCCCCGGCAAGGCCCGAGTTGTAGCCGAGGTAGTCCATGGCATTCAGGCGCGGCGCCTCGAGGTTCTGCGATACGCGGGAAACAAGGCTGATGGGTGCGGCAACTGCCGTGTTGGCCATGTTCCTGATTTTTTCCAGCTGCTCAAAGCTGATGCCACCCTGGCCGTTGGCAATTTCGGGTTGGATCAGGGCGCCGCCCTCGCCGTCCCCCTCCTGGTCCGGCTTTGCCTGGACCAGGATGTCGTAAAGACCCCGCGAGTTCTCATCCACAGTCCTGTTCAGGGCCGCCTGCGACTGGCTCTGGACGACGACGGACAAGCACATGGCGACGATCAAAATGGCCGCGGTCAGCAGCAGCACACGGCTTCTGATGAACCTTTGGACGGCGTTCATTGGGCTCCCTGAGACCTTGATTGCGGGCGCGCACACATGGACCGCGACCCTTCGAAAACAGAAAGGAGCCGCGGGTTTGGTGTGCAAAAAGTAGTGGCCGGCCTGCTGCCGGGTCCGAATTCCGGACCCAGCCATTGTAAGCAGACCGGCCACGCATGCGCGTCAGGGGTGTGTTCCCGGGCACGCCGAATTCATCTGGCTAAGCCCGTGCTTAGTCCTCCAGGTCGACTTCGCGGACCATGTCCGCGCCGATGCCGGCCTTGATGGCTTCCAGTACCTGCTGCGGCACGGAGCTGTCGATGGTCAGCAACGCCAGCACCTGGCCGCCTTCGGTTTGGCGGGCCACCTGCATGCCACCGATGTTGATGTTGTTCATGCCCAGGATGTGGCCGATGGTGCCGATGACGCCGGGACGGTCCGCGTAGGCAACCACCACGAGGTGCTCGCTGATGGGGATTTCGACGTCGTAGCCGTTGACGCCCACCAGTTTCTCGACCTGCTTGGGTCCTGTCAGGGTACCGGCCACGGAAATCTGCGAGCCGTCGCTGAGCGCACCGCGGATGGTCAGGACGTTGCGGTAGTCCTCGGCGTCGGGGGTGGTGATGAGGCGCGTGTTGATACCGCGCTGCTCAGCAATCACCGGCGCGTTGACGTAGGACACCTGCTCCGTGACGACGTCGGCAAAGACGCCCTTCAACGCGGCAAGCTCCAGGACCTTGACGTCCAGGGCGGCGATTTCGCCGGCAACCTCGACGTCGATCTGCGTCAGGGACGCGTGGGTGAGGGCAGTGAAGATGCGGCCGAGCTTCTCGATCAGCGGGATGCCCGGGCGGATGTCGCTGGCAATGACACCGCCGGCGACGTTCACGGCATCCGGAACGAGTTCCCCTGCCAGGGCGAGCCGTACCGACTTCGCTACAGACACGCCGGCCTTCTCCTGGGCCTCGTCCGTGGAAGCACCCAGATGCGGAGTGACCACCACGTTGTCGAATTCGAAGAACGGCAGGTCCGTGCTGGGCTCCTTGACGAACACGTCGACGCCGGCGCCGGCGATCTGGCCTTCCTTCAGCGCGGTGAACAGTGCTTCTTCGTCAACCAGGCCGCCACGGGCAACGTTGATGACGTAGGCCGATTCCTTCATCTTCCGGAACGCGTCGGCGCCCAGCATGCCCACGGTCTCCGGGGTCTTGGGCATGTGGATGGTGATGAAGTCGGCGTTGGCCAGGAGTTCGTCGAGCGTTACCAGCTTGACCCCGAGCTGCGCTGCGCGGGCCGAAGTGATGTAGGGATCGTACGCGAGGATCTCGGTGTCGAATCCCTGGAGGCGGGCAGCAACCAAAGCGCCGATGCGGCCGAGGCCGATGATGCCGATCTTCTTCTCGAACAGTTCGATGCCGGTGTACTTGGAGCGCTTCCACTCACCGTTCTTCAGGGCGCTGCTGGCCTGCGGAATGTGGCGGGCGAGGCTCAGGATGTGGCCCACCGTAAGTTCCGCCGCAGAGACGATGTTGGAGGTGGGGGCGTTGACCACCATGACGCCTGCCTGGGTAGCAGACTTGATGTCTACGTTGTCCAGTCCTACGCCGGCGCGCGCGATCACTTTGAGGTTCTTCGCTGCGGCGATCGCTTCGGCGTCCACCTGGGTGGCCGAACGCACCAGGATGGCATCGACGTCGGCAATGGCGGACAGCAGCTGGGAGCGGTCGGCACCGTCTGTCTGGCGGATCTCGAAATCCGGGCCCAGTGCCTCGATCGTGGCGGGCGAAAGTTCCTCGGCGAGGAGGACGACGGGTTTGGTGGCTGACACGGGTGGCACCTTACTTTGGACAACTTGGGAACAGTACTGGACAAGGAGCGGATGCGGGGCCCGGGCACTACTCCGGACAGGCCCAGAATATCGAATCGGAACGGCTAATCCGGCGCCCGCTCAGGGATGTTACGGGCCGGACACGCCGGTTGTGAAGAAGTTCACAGTCCTCGGAACGGGATCGAAGGACGCGTAAAACGGGCAATGCCCGCCCGGCTGTGGTGCCGGACGGGCATTGCTGCAAAGGATCAGCGTGCTGCGGAACCTTCGACGTAGTCCTCGTCCTGCTGCTGCCAGGAGAAGAGTGAACGGAGCTCGCGGCCGACTTCCTCGATCGGGTGCTGCTCTGCCTTGGCGCGCAGTTCCTTGAATTCGACGGCACCGTTGTCCTGGTCGTCGATGAAGCGCTTGGCGAAGGCACCGGACTGGATGTCAGCCAGCACAGCCTTCATGTTTTCCTTCACCTCGGGGGTGATGACGCGCGGGCCGGAGACGTAGTCGCCGTACTCAGCGGTGTCGGAAACGCTCCAGCGCTGCTTGGCGATGCCGCCTTCCCACATGAGGTCCACAATGAGCTTGAGCTCGTGCAGGACCTCGAAGTAGGCGATCTGCGGCTGGTAGCCGGCTTCGGTCAGGGTCTCGAAGCCGTACTGGACGAGCTGGGAAACGCCGCCGCAGAGTACGGACTGCTCACCGAACAGGTCGGTTTCGGTCTCTTCGGTGAAGGTCGTCTTGATGACACCGGCGCGGGTACCGCCAATGGCCTTGGCGTAGGACTTGGCCAGTTCCCAAGCGGAACCGGAAGCGTCCTGCTCCACGGCGATGATGTCCGGGATGCCACGGCCGGCTTCGAATTCGCGGCGGACCGTGTGGCCCGGTGCCTTCGGAGCGATGAGGATGACGTCAACGCCTGCGGGGGGCTCGATGTAGCCGAAGCGGATGTTGAAGCCGTGGGCGAAGGCGAGGGCCTTGCCTTCGGTCAGCTTGTCCTTGATGGAGTCGTTGTAGATCGAGCGCTGGTGCTGGTCCGGCGCGAGGATCATGATGACGTCTGCCCATTCGGCGGCGTCGGCAACGTTCTTGACGGTGAAGCCCGCGTCCTGCGCCTTGGCGGTCGACTTGGAGCCTTCCTTAAGCGCGATGACAACCTCGACGCCGGAATCGCGCAGGTTAAGCGCGTGGGCGTGGCCCTGCGAGCCATAACCGACGATTGCGACCTTGCGACCCTGGATGATCGACAGGTCTGCGTCGTCGTCGTAGAACATTTCAGTCACTTGCGTAACTCCTCTTGAGTGGTTTCTAGATATTGAAGGTGGTGCTGCGGTACTGGGCGCAACGCAGGGCAGGGCATGCAAGAGCAGTCCCTGCCTGTGCTTTAGGCGGAGCGAAGCGCCCTGTCACTCATGGAGCGGGATCCCCGTCCAACGGCCAAGGTGCCGGACTGCACAATTTCACGGATGCCGAACGGCTCGAGCACTGAGAGCAGCGCAGCGAGCTTCTCCGGGGTACCGGTTGCCTCGATCACCAACGAGTCTGTAGACACGTCGACGACGGCGGCACGGAACAGGTCTGCAGCCTGGGTAACCTGCAGACGTGTCGCGGCATCCGCACGTACCTTGACCAGGATGTGGTCG includes:
- a CDS encoding ABC transporter ATP-binding protein, with protein sequence MTDNLNTELTATPESTEESLQTRANTIVKATDHATPLELRKVTIHYGGDKGGAEEVDVVDDFNLTLHAGEMHCIAGRSGSGKTSILTVSAGLTLPTSGQVFWEGTSLESMGDDEIADRRRALIGYVDQGGALIEGMSALENVLLPAVPDGEVEQRTEMAKDLLDLVGLGRRMRHRPAQLSGGERQRVAIARALILGTRVLVVDEPTASLDRAAANRIIGILKDTTSDGIAVLVASHDHELVRLSDTLTELN
- a CDS encoding FtsX-like permease family protein; its protein translation is MNAVQRFIRSRVLLLTAAILIVAMCLSVVVQSQSQAALNRTVDENSRGLYDILVQAKPDQEGDGEGGALIQPEIANGQGGISFEQLEKIRNMANTAVAAPISLVSRVSQNLEAPRLNAMDYLGYNSGLAGAITAGDPSAMDSAKWPEAESVLSDTPKKYRLTATATSSDGVNQQTLFKTSAEGTLGKGRLVEEKTTGGSNVRIAGPEGETGIKFPAPALGSEHNLFNLSVALPLAPEVTESVVAVDPAAERALLGTAGDFLAPLEKAPPADARNAGAIGRHFESLFTTGLSMEQLEEGPDFLGVKLKYWAPLMTQYQQAKRDGLLTDESQAIPLIVRSGTSLDLQYSVKIEEIDSNGKVLKDVGTVSRSLDKDYLPFVSKSPFALEWPGSTDHSKLLGSTASFSQGLYNPATWSTAFAAAPKYKDGDDAANGASDKTATPGDWVTVNRLPEKSSFGAAVDQTQRKPVEERAYREDLATGKKPATPMPMVYGTFNPGDVQAAAGDVNKLPLGGYDPAPMTLTKDANGKDVEGTVLKPSLSATGLVSQSAGAITDYYGLAAARGYDSNANVIDAIRVRANAPGNWKQAQPDVEKLASEIRALGLEATVVAGSAREDVNIFVPGYSKDDSGKESALGTVQQSWVRQDAADAVSGSLTGTNITLLFLTLLGATLLTGASTVSYIRQRRSEAGILRAMGWTQKRIRSWVLEEFAVGAAALAAAGIILSLLSWNLATVIVSATMLVIYAAAALLAAQQLRHRVVIDQEPQHDDRLVTVDSPLTFANRQLTTNKFNSVSLAVAVGVFGAAVGALIALLIDIPRAAGASALSGLAAASVALPSVILAVFGVLVGLLLTLVTGRFELHAKREYLGTLRAMGWNPDMLGQVRFFENALVGTVALPLGVLGALGLGLLLAPYAALWAGLAGLLAVICWIPIATKVVK
- the serA gene encoding phosphoglycerate dehydrogenase, which produces MSATKPVVLLAEELSPATIEALGPDFEIRQTDGADRSQLLSAIADVDAILVRSATQVDAEAIAAAKNLKVIARAGVGLDNVDIKSATQAGVMVVNAPTSNIVSAAELTVGHILSLARHIPQASSALKNGEWKRSKYTGIELFEKKIGIIGLGRIGALVAARLQGFDTEILAYDPYITSARAAQLGVKLVTLDELLANADFITIHMPKTPETVGMLGADAFRKMKESAYVINVARGGLVDEEALFTALKEGQIAGAGVDVFVKEPSTDLPFFEFDNVVVTPHLGASTDEAQEKAGVSVAKSVRLALAGELVPDAVNVAGGVIASDIRPGIPLIEKLGRIFTALTHASLTQIDVEVAGEIAALDVKVLELAALKGVFADVVTEQVSYVNAPVIAEQRGINTRLITTPDAEDYRNVLTIRGALSDGSQISVAGTLTGPKQVEKLVGVNGYDVEIPISEHLVVVAYADRPGVIGTIGHILGMNNINIGGMQVARQTEGGQVLALLTIDSSVPQQVLEAIKAGIGADMVREVDLED
- the ilvC gene encoding ketol-acid reductoisomerase; this translates as MSRNHSRGVTQVTEMFYDDDADLSIIQGRKVAIVGYGSQGHAHALNLRDSGVEVVIALKEGSKSTAKAQDAGFTVKNVADAAEWADVIMILAPDQHQRSIYNDSIKDKLTEGKALAFAHGFNIRFGYIEPPAGVDVILIAPKAPGHTVRREFEAGRGIPDIIAVEQDASGSAWELAKSYAKAIGGTRAGVIKTTFTEETETDLFGEQSVLCGGVSQLVQYGFETLTEAGYQPQIAYFEVLHELKLIVDLMWEGGIAKQRWSVSDTAEYGDYVSGPRVITPEVKENMKAVLADIQSGAFAKRFIDDQDNGAVEFKELRAKAEQHPIEEVGRELRSLFSWQQQDEDYVEGSAAR
- the ilvN gene encoding acetolactate synthase small subunit translates to MTRHTLSVLVEDKPGVLTRVASLFARRAFNINSLAVGPTEVPGMSRMTVVVDADGDLIEQVTKQLNKLVNVIKIVELTSESSVQRDHILVKVRADAATRLQVTQAADLFRAAVVDVSTDSLVIEATGTPEKLAALLSVLEPFGIREIVQSGTLAVGRGSRSMSDRALRSA